The following proteins are co-located in the Peptococcaceae bacterium 1198_IL3148 genome:
- the xseA gene encoding exodeoxyribonuclease VII large subunit produces the protein MQILTVSQLNRYIKDKLDNDYLLTNVWIKGEISNCKKHTSGHIYLTLKDDASCIRVVMFRSRACRLLFSPENGATVTIRGYVSVYERDGSYQLYAEEMEPAGIGALYLAFEQLKQKLQQEGLFDQSRKRKLPKIPTTIGIITSPTGAAVKDMIKIIGNRWPAAQLVIVPVLVQGENAPQDISRGIEEINQVPDVDVIIVGRGGGSLEELWAFNTEAVARAIAASKVPVISAVGHETDTTICDYVADIRAATPSAAAEMAVPDQREVKRYLQMLAIRSERAIRQYIEQNHLKLKRIQQSNVLLNPQRMIIDTRQQHVDMLLRELLHKEKYLISQKGKLLGELAAALQSLSPLATLARGYSLCIGPDDQIIKATEQVRIGSKVQVILHQGSLSCTVNAKQDNNNLI, from the coding sequence ATGCAAATTTTAACAGTAAGTCAGTTAAATCGTTATATCAAAGATAAACTGGACAACGATTATTTACTAACCAATGTATGGATTAAGGGTGAAATATCCAACTGTAAAAAACATACCTCTGGACACATTTACCTGACATTAAAGGATGACGCCAGTTGCATTCGGGTAGTAATGTTTCGTTCCCGTGCCTGTCGGTTGTTGTTTAGTCCCGAGAATGGTGCCACAGTGACCATCAGGGGTTACGTTTCAGTTTACGAACGTGACGGCAGCTATCAACTTTACGCTGAGGAAATGGAACCAGCAGGAATTGGAGCCCTTTATCTGGCCTTTGAACAATTAAAACAAAAGCTGCAACAAGAGGGACTTTTTGATCAAAGCAGAAAAAGGAAATTGCCTAAAATCCCCACCACTATCGGTATTATCACGTCGCCTACCGGAGCTGCTGTCAAGGATATGATTAAAATAATCGGCAATCGCTGGCCGGCGGCACAATTGGTCATTGTCCCAGTGCTGGTACAGGGTGAAAATGCCCCCCAAGACATCAGTCGTGGGATAGAGGAAATTAATCAAGTTCCTGACGTTGATGTGATAATTGTAGGAAGGGGTGGTGGTTCGCTGGAAGAGCTGTGGGCCTTTAATACCGAAGCGGTGGCACGGGCCATTGCCGCGTCCAAAGTGCCAGTGATTTCTGCGGTGGGCCATGAAACCGATACCACTATTTGTGACTATGTAGCAGATATTAGGGCTGCTACCCCGTCAGCCGCGGCTGAAATGGCGGTACCGGATCAACGTGAGGTAAAAAGATATTTGCAAATGTTGGCTATACGTTCTGAACGTGCCATTAGGCAATATATTGAACAAAATCATTTAAAACTAAAACGGATTCAACAATCCAATGTGTTACTAAATCCTCAACGCATGATAATTGACACCAGACAGCAACATGTGGATATGCTGTTGCGAGAGCTGTTACATAAAGAGAAATATTTAATTTCCCAAAAGGGTAAACTTTTAGGTGAATTGGCTGCAGCGTTACAAAGTTTAAGTCCATTGGCTACCCTAGCAAGGGGTTACAGCCTGTGTATTGGTCCAGATGACCAGATAATAAAGGCAACGGAACAGGTAAGGATTGGCAGTAAAGTGCAGGTGATACTACATCAAGGTAGTTTGTCCTGTACTGTAAATGCAAAGCAAGACAACAATAATCTAATATGA
- a CDS encoding bifunctional 5,10-methylenetetrahydrofolate dehydrogenase/5,10-methenyltetrahydrofolate cyclohydrolase, protein MANILDGKAIAVTLKDEIKQEVLEWQAKDINPCLGVLLVGDDPASLAYAKFLEKVSSSVGVKFYLQHLPKDTDEDSVIANLDEMNRNKDVHGILLLLPMPKHIDKQRVMDAILPAKDVDGVHPINRGYILSGGQCIYPATPLSCLEILKRSGISLAGKNVVIVGRGETVGKPLIYMTLAENATVTVCHTGTADLKAHTKQAEILFTAVGKPGLITADMVKPGVVVVDAGISEVNGKICGDVDYDAVAEVAGAITPVPGGVGSITTAMMLKNLLKGLKMQQAFSGLKMKK, encoded by the coding sequence ATGGCTAATATTTTGGATGGCAAAGCAATTGCGGTAACACTCAAAGATGAAATAAAGCAAGAAGTTCTAGAATGGCAAGCTAAAGACATTAATCCTTGTTTAGGTGTTTTGTTGGTGGGGGATGATCCAGCATCTCTAGCATATGCCAAATTTTTAGAAAAAGTGTCCAGCAGTGTAGGAGTAAAGTTTTATCTGCAGCATTTGCCTAAGGATACTGATGAAGATAGCGTAATTGCAAATTTAGATGAAATGAATCGCAATAAAGATGTTCATGGTATTCTGTTACTGTTGCCAATGCCTAAGCACATTGACAAACAGCGGGTAATGGATGCTATTTTGCCAGCCAAAGATGTGGACGGTGTTCATCCAATTAACCGGGGCTATATTTTGAGCGGTGGCCAGTGCATTTATCCTGCTACCCCCTTATCATGCTTAGAAATTTTAAAGCGTTCAGGAATTAGTCTGGCTGGAAAAAATGTAGTAATTGTTGGTCGGGGAGAAACAGTGGGTAAACCACTGATATATATGACATTGGCTGAAAATGCCACTGTAACGGTTTGTCATACCGGCACAGCTGATCTAAAGGCCCATACAAAGCAGGCGGAAATACTATTCACTGCAGTGGGCAAACCAGGCCTAATTACAGCGGATATGGTTAAACCCGGTGTGGTGGTGGTTGATGCCGGTATTAGTGAAGTGAATGGAAAAATCTGCGGTGATGTAGACTATGATGCGGTGGCAGAAGTGGCAGGTGCCATCACGCCGGTACCGGGTGGTGTTGGTAGTATTACCACTGCCATGATGCTGAAAAACTTGCTAAAAGGTTTAAAGATGCAGCAAGCCTTTAGCGGTTTGAAAATGAAAAAATAA
- the xseB gene encoding exodeoxyribonuclease VII small subunit, giving the protein MEVKERNFEEALTRLEEVVKQLEDGQLPLEKALHLFSEGVELANICNSKLEEAEQRVNMLVTRTSGDIVLKELKVEINVEGQA; this is encoded by the coding sequence ATGGAAGTCAAAGAGCGGAACTTTGAAGAAGCACTGACCCGTCTAGAAGAGGTAGTTAAGCAGTTAGAAGATGGACAACTGCCGTTAGAAAAGGCATTGCACCTGTTTAGTGAGGGTGTAGAATTGGCCAATATTTGTAACAGCAAATTGGAAGAGGCCGAGCAACGTGTCAATATGCTGGTCACCAGAACCAGTGGTGACATCGTCTTAAAAGAGTTAAAAGTAGAAATAAATGTCGAGGGACAGGCTTAA
- a CDS encoding farnesyl diphosphate synthase has protein sequence MNYLQKLKERSSLVEQALEKMLPLATTYPSVIHQSMRYSLLAGGKRLRPSLVIGAAEALGCNAERVLPTACALEIIHTYSLVHDDLPAMDNDDLRRGKPTNHKVYGEAMAILAGDALLTLAFQLIAENVKYAPAELVVQVIKEIAEASGSLGMIGGQVVDTISANEEIDSSTLDYIHRHKTGALFRASVRSGAILADATEAQLQALTNYAENLGLAFQIVDDILDVKGDTDKIGKPVGSDEKNKKATYPGLYGIDSAYQKANEAAENAINALKFLGPEADFLRQTVYFIINRDY, from the coding sequence ATGAATTATTTGCAAAAATTGAAAGAACGCTCTAGTTTAGTGGAACAGGCATTGGAGAAAATGCTGCCATTGGCAACCACTTATCCCTCAGTAATACATCAGTCCATGCGCTATAGTTTATTGGCTGGGGGAAAAAGGCTTAGACCGTCCCTAGTAATTGGTGCTGCCGAGGCGCTGGGTTGTAATGCTGAGCGGGTACTGCCAACTGCCTGTGCTTTGGAAATAATTCATACTTATTCGCTGGTGCATGACGATTTACCGGCCATGGATAACGATGACCTAAGGCGTGGTAAGCCAACCAATCACAAGGTTTATGGCGAAGCTATGGCTATTTTAGCTGGTGACGCCCTGTTGACACTGGCTTTTCAGTTGATTGCTGAAAATGTAAAATATGCTCCGGCCGAACTGGTGGTTCAAGTGATCAAAGAAATTGCTGAGGCATCTGGTTCGCTAGGAATGATCGGTGGTCAAGTGGTAGATACCATCTCAGCAAATGAAGAAATTGACAGTAGCACCTTGGACTATATCCATCGCCATAAAACAGGGGCTTTATTTAGGGCATCTGTCCGTTCAGGAGCGATATTAGCCGATGCCACCGAAGCACAACTGCAAGCTTTAACAAATTATGCGGAAAATTTAGGACTGGCCTTTCAGATTGTTGATGACATTTTAGATGTGAAAGGTGATACCGATAAAATTGGCAAGCCGGTGGGCAGCGATGAAAAGAATAAAAAAGCTACTTATCCCGGCCTTTATGGCATAGACAGTGCATATCAAAAAGCAAATGAGGCGGCCGAAAACGCCATAAATGCATTGAAATTTTTGGGTCCTGAAGCAGATTTTTTGCGTCAGACGGTGTATTTCATTATTAATCGTGATTATTAA
- the dxs gene encoding 1-deoxy-D-xylulose-5-phosphate synthase — protein MNLLDSIYSPLDVRALSNSQLKQLAAELRQQIIKTVSENGGHLAPNLGVVELTLAIHKVFDTTVDKVIFDVGHQCYVHKLLTGRRKEFHTLRQYQGISGFPRCSESIHDAFGTGHSSTSISAALGMAIANQLHQENHSVVAVIGDGAMTGGMAFEALNYAGSLGTNLIVILNDNEMSISENVGGLAKYLTRIRTDPKYTKGKDELENIIKRLPVGKQVLKVAERLKDSFKYLVVPGMLFEELGFTYLGPIDGHNTHDLTDTLTQAKAMKGPVLVHAITQKGKGYKPAEETPDKFHGVGPFDIATGEILKKDGAPTYTQIFSDTIVKLADQDDKILAITAAMAGGTGLSEFANLYPQRFFDVGIAEQHAVTMAAGLANSGFKPVVAIYSTFMQRAYDQVLHDVCLQKLPVVFAIDRAGIVGDDGATHQGVFDITFMRSIPNIIFMAPKDENEMQHMLKTAMDYSGPAAIRYPRGSGLGVEMDATPTALPIGKAEVIREGKDITLLAIGNMVAVVEEAAKELNKLGVQATVINARFIKPLDATCISHYAEKTGCLITIEEHVLTGGFGSAILELLEAKRLNNIKVTRLGIPDEFVEHAHPSIMRKKYRLTVAGVVEQALTMLGKRPKLS, from the coding sequence TTGAATCTGTTAGACAGTATTTATTCACCGCTTGACGTGCGTGCTTTATCCAATAGCCAGCTAAAACAGTTGGCAGCAGAGCTACGTCAACAAATAATTAAAACTGTTTCTGAAAATGGTGGCCATTTGGCTCCCAACCTAGGTGTTGTTGAACTTACACTGGCAATACATAAAGTGTTTGATACCACAGTGGACAAAGTGATCTTTGATGTTGGTCATCAGTGTTATGTGCATAAGCTACTTACTGGTCGTAGGAAAGAATTTCATACTTTGCGTCAATATCAGGGTATTTCGGGCTTTCCCCGCTGTTCGGAAAGTATTCATGATGCCTTTGGTACTGGTCACAGCAGTACTTCCATTTCAGCAGCATTAGGCATGGCCATTGCTAATCAACTACACCAAGAGAACCATTCTGTGGTGGCAGTGATCGGGGATGGTGCTATGACCGGTGGTATGGCCTTTGAGGCACTAAATTATGCGGGGTCATTGGGCACCAATTTAATAGTTATTTTAAATGATAACGAGATGAGTATCAGTGAAAATGTTGGTGGACTTGCTAAGTATTTAACCCGTATCAGAACTGACCCCAAGTATACTAAAGGCAAAGATGAACTGGAGAATATAATTAAAAGACTACCTGTTGGTAAACAGGTGCTTAAAGTGGCAGAACGCCTGAAGGATAGCTTTAAATATTTAGTTGTTCCTGGAATGCTCTTTGAAGAATTGGGTTTTACCTATTTAGGTCCCATTGATGGTCATAACACCCATGATCTCACCGACACATTAACCCAAGCCAAGGCCATGAAGGGTCCGGTGTTGGTGCATGCCATTACACAGAAGGGTAAAGGTTATAAGCCAGCAGAGGAAACACCGGACAAGTTTCATGGCGTTGGTCCCTTTGATATTGCCACCGGTGAAATATTAAAAAAGGACGGAGCACCTACCTATACCCAAATATTTAGCGATACTATAGTTAAGCTGGCTGATCAAGATGACAAAATTTTAGCCATCACCGCCGCCATGGCCGGGGGGACAGGTTTATCTGAATTTGCCAACCTTTATCCCCAACGGTTTTTTGATGTGGGCATTGCTGAACAACATGCGGTAACAATGGCTGCTGGGTTAGCTAACAGTGGTTTTAAACCGGTGGTGGCAATTTATTCAACCTTTATGCAACGGGCCTATGATCAAGTATTGCATGATGTTTGTCTGCAGAAACTACCAGTGGTGTTTGCCATCGATAGAGCGGGCATAGTTGGTGATGATGGGGCTACTCACCAAGGTGTATTTGATATTACGTTTATGCGTTCTATACCTAACATTATTTTCATGGCCCCTAAAGATGAAAATGAAATGCAGCATATGCTTAAAACAGCAATGGATTATTCGGGGCCAGCCGCCATTCGTTACCCCCGGGGTAGTGGTCTCGGAGTGGAAATGGATGCTACCCCAACGGCTTTGCCCATTGGAAAGGCAGAAGTTATCAGAGAGGGCAAAGATATTACATTGCTGGCCATTGGCAATATGGTTGCGGTGGTGGAAGAAGCTGCCAAAGAACTGAACAAACTAGGAGTACAAGCTACAGTAATCAATGCTAGATTTATTAAACCACTGGATGCAACCTGTATTAGCCATTATGCAGAAAAAACTGGTTGTCTGATTACCATAGAAGAACACGTTTTAACAGGTGGTTTTGGCAGTGCAATTCTGGAATTACTGGAGGCAAAAAGGTTAAATAACATAAAAGTGACCAGGTTGGGAATTCCAGATGAGTTTGTTGAACATGCCCATCCGTCAATTATGCGTAAAAAATACCGATTAACTGTGGCAGGGGTAGTGGAACAGGCTTTAACTATGTTGGGCAAACGTCCTAAGTTGTCTTAA
- a CDS encoding TlyA family RNA methyltransferase → MAAKERLDKVLVSRGDFASREKARSAVMAGLVFVNDQRVDKPGYQVNADVKIEIKGKVLPYVSRGGLKLEKAITAFNIDLKGKVVMDIGASTGGFTDCALQNGAVKVYSVDVGYGQLAWSLRQDPRVVVMERTNIRHLTSDKLKELPNFFSIDVSFISLAKVLPKLEELTDPEASGVALIKPQFEAGPEKVGKKGVVRDANVHKEVIGNVIAVGKELGYSVLGLDYSPIKGPEGNIEYLLYFTKARVSDNGNAIDEQIIDKIVDSAHGAEL, encoded by the coding sequence ATGGCAGCAAAAGAAAGATTGGATAAGGTGCTGGTATCCCGCGGAGACTTTGCCAGTAGAGAAAAGGCCCGCTCCGCGGTAATGGCAGGATTGGTGTTTGTAAACGATCAACGGGTGGACAAGCCGGGGTACCAAGTGAACGCAGATGTGAAAATTGAAATTAAAGGTAAAGTATTACCATACGTTAGCAGAGGCGGATTAAAATTAGAAAAGGCAATAACCGCCTTTAATATAGATTTGAAGGGCAAAGTGGTGATGGACATTGGTGCCTCCACCGGCGGTTTTACCGACTGCGCGCTGCAAAATGGAGCAGTTAAGGTCTATTCTGTGGATGTAGGCTATGGACAACTTGCCTGGTCGCTACGGCAGGATCCGCGGGTGGTGGTGATGGAACGGACAAATATTCGCCATCTCACCAGTGATAAATTAAAGGAGTTACCTAATTTTTTTTCAATAGATGTTTCCTTTATATCGCTGGCTAAGGTCTTGCCTAAGTTAGAAGAATTGACTGATCCGGAGGCCAGTGGGGTAGCGCTAATTAAGCCTCAGTTTGAGGCCGGCCCTGAAAAGGTAGGCAAAAAAGGAGTAGTACGGGATGCCAATGTCCATAAAGAAGTAATCGGTAATGTCATCGCTGTGGGGAAAGAACTTGGCTATTCGGTGCTGGGTTTAGATTACTCACCGATTAAAGGGCCTGAAGGAAATATTGAATACTTGCTTTATTTTACCAAAGCAAGGGTTTCAGATAATGGAAATGCTATAGACGAGCAAATAATAGATAAAATTGTTGACAGCGCTCACGGGGCGGAGCTATGA
- a CDS encoding NAD(+)/NADH kinase, which yields MKTIGIVLNKQKYKVAPVVEEVCRWLENRGIRVLLNDECAESLGVTNKGLTLEQLAKFSDCIMVWGGDGTILNSTRIAAPLGTPLYGVNAGRLGFLTEVDIPDLIPDLEKLLVGDYTIEERMMIEARVNRQGQVIQTSHGLNDAVISKGALARMIWLRIYSDGELVNSYPADGVIVASPTGSTAYSLSAGGPIVGPNLDLMVISPICPHTLSARPLVISPEDVISVVPDIPHGESEIMLTLDGQYGYKLQPKDDVQIRRAPYAAKFIRTHKSNFYSVLREKLEEWSSFHE from the coding sequence TTGAAAACCATCGGAATAGTTTTAAATAAGCAGAAGTACAAAGTGGCTCCGGTGGTGGAAGAAGTTTGTCGTTGGCTGGAAAATAGAGGTATTAGAGTGCTGTTAAACGACGAATGTGCGGAAAGTCTTGGAGTTACCAATAAAGGTTTAACGTTGGAACAACTGGCAAAATTCTCCGATTGCATTATGGTGTGGGGTGGAGACGGCACTATTCTTAATAGTACTCGGATAGCTGCGCCGCTGGGTACCCCCCTTTATGGAGTTAATGCAGGTAGGCTGGGCTTTTTGACAGAAGTTGATATTCCCGATCTAATACCAGATTTAGAGAAACTTTTGGTGGGAGACTATACCATAGAAGAGCGGATGATGATTGAAGCCAGGGTTAATCGTCAAGGGCAAGTGATACAAACATCCCACGGCTTAAATGATGCGGTCATTTCCAAGGGTGCACTGGCAAGGATGATTTGGCTACGCATTTATTCTGATGGGGAGTTGGTTAACAGTTATCCTGCCGATGGGGTAATAGTTGCCAGTCCCACCGGCTCAACTGCCTATTCATTATCAGCAGGTGGACCGATAGTGGGACCAAACTTGGATTTAATGGTGATTAGCCCCATCTGTCCCCATACATTATCTGCCCGGCCGTTGGTAATTTCACCGGAAGACGTTATTTCAGTGGTGCCTGATATACCCCATGGCGAAAGTGAAATCATGTTGACTTTAGACGGACAGTATGGCTATAAGCTGCAACCGAAGGATGACGTGCAAATTCGCCGAGCACCCTATGCAGCTAAATTTATTAGAACCCATAAATCTAATTTTTACAGTGTATTGCGGGAAAAACTGGAGGAATGGAGCAGTTTTCATGAATAG
- a CDS encoding class I SAM-dependent methyltransferase gives MNRGHKSAVALAHQFIANALPENGVAVDATAGNGNDTVFLAEKMPKGTVYSFDIQPEALAQTKVLLEKQGLSNVKLIHDGHQNIDSHLSGPVDAAMFNLGYLPKGDHSITTKPDNTVVALDKVTKMLKVGGRISLIVYTGHPGGLDELMAVENYLSGLDSLSYWVTGLKFINRPPTAPVSFFVERVI, from the coding sequence ATGAATAGGGGACATAAGAGTGCAGTGGCTTTGGCTCACCAATTTATCGCCAATGCTTTGCCAGAGAATGGCGTGGCGGTGGATGCCACTGCTGGAAATGGCAACGATACAGTTTTTTTGGCAGAAAAAATGCCCAAAGGGACAGTTTACTCCTTTGACATTCAACCAGAGGCGTTGGCACAAACCAAAGTTTTATTAGAAAAACAAGGGCTATCTAATGTAAAATTAATACATGATGGGCATCAAAATATAGATAGCCACTTAAGTGGTCCGGTGGATGCGGCGATGTTTAACTTGGGCTACCTCCCTAAAGGTGATCACAGCATCACCACTAAGCCGGACAACACCGTAGTGGCGCTGGATAAAGTGACTAAAATGTTAAAGGTGGGTGGCCGGATTAGTTTAATCGTCTATACTGGACACCCGGGTGGTTTAGACGAACTGATGGCGGTGGAAAACTACCTCAGCGGGTTAGACTCTCTGTCTTATTGGGTAACGGGCTTAAAATTTATTAACCGGCCGCCCACAGCACCAGTATCATTTTTTGTAGAAAGGGTGATTTAA
- the argR gene encoding arginine repressor — MTKARRQLKIQEIVRDHPIETQEELVYELRKAGYDVTQATVSRDIKELGLIKIPGDNNVSRYAMPNQPIVRRNDERLKRLCKTSVITLDYSENLIVIKTMPGEAMGVASAIDQSNWPEIIGTIGGDDNILVIVKPKKAAAMLVDRFNEMIKG, encoded by the coding sequence ATGACCAAGGCCAGGCGTCAATTAAAAATACAAGAGATCGTAAGGGATCACCCAATAGAAACCCAGGAAGAACTTGTGTATGAATTGAGAAAAGCTGGCTATGATGTTACCCAAGCCACGGTATCGAGAGATATTAAAGAACTGGGTTTAATTAAAATACCTGGGGACAATAATGTTTCCAGATATGCCATGCCCAATCAACCAATTGTCAGACGTAATGATGAACGTCTAAAGCGACTGTGTAAGACATCGGTCATTACATTGGATTACAGTGAAAATTTAATAGTTATCAAAACCATGCCTGGTGAAGCAATGGGTGTGGCCTCTGCCATTGATCAATCCAATTGGCCAGAAATTATTGGTACCATTGGCGGTGATGACAACATTTTGGTAATTGTAAAGCCCAAAAAGGCAGCCGCTATGTTGGTGGACAGATTTAATGAGATGATCAAGGGGTGA
- the recN gene encoding DNA repair protein RecN, producing MLRSLYIKNFALIDDITVEFGPGLNILTGETGAGKSILLDALQVALGGRASAEYIRAGEEKAVIQAAFEVETESLLSRLEDLGIAPPEDGVLVLSREITRNGRNLCRVNGQMIALTMYRQAGGGLADLHSQHQQQSLLDTERHLDLLDSYGGLVGQREKVNQFYHQWHRLQNKLEQLQTNARETARQMEMLTFQLKEIEVANLSPDEDELLVNERNLLVNAEKISTLANLINQALYNGGGKYQAAAVELIGEALNSVRELSQYDPKVESHLESLESAMYAIEDVAREMSGYLDNVDFDPQRLDYIERRIDEINRLKRKYGETVSDILSYYNNIATQLNELSNSEEQYEQLQTQADEYRKLYQQEADKLSQLRQHAARKLQGDVAAELAQLEMEKVKFKIAFLPLDKPSAKGNDDVEFLIAPNPGEPLKPLHKTASGGELSRFMLAIKTLLAEVDAVGTLVFDEVDTGIGGRALQSVGEKMAQIGKSRQVITVTHAPQVACFAKNHYLIKKEVTNNRTFTKITKLDYDGRLHELARMLGGKDTSNVVMTHAEELLKLSS from the coding sequence ATGCTGCGCTCACTCTACATTAAAAATTTTGCTTTGATTGATGATATAACAGTGGAATTTGGACCAGGTCTAAATATTTTGACTGGTGAAACCGGTGCTGGTAAATCCATTTTATTGGATGCTTTGCAGGTGGCTTTGGGAGGCCGGGCATCGGCTGAGTACATTCGGGCTGGAGAAGAAAAAGCAGTAATTCAGGCAGCCTTCGAGGTGGAAACCGAAAGTTTACTCAGCCGTTTAGAAGATTTAGGTATTGCCCCTCCAGAGGATGGAGTGTTAGTGCTTTCCCGGGAAATTACCCGCAATGGTCGCAACCTGTGCCGGGTTAACGGACAAATGATCGCGTTAACTATGTATAGACAAGCTGGTGGTGGTTTGGCTGACTTACACAGCCAGCATCAACAACAGTCACTGTTGGATACTGAACGGCATTTGGATTTATTAGATAGTTATGGTGGGTTAGTGGGTCAAAGGGAAAAGGTGAATCAGTTTTACCATCAGTGGCACCGACTGCAAAATAAATTAGAACAGCTGCAGACTAACGCCCGAGAAACCGCACGGCAGATGGAGATGCTAACGTTTCAACTAAAGGAGATTGAGGTTGCCAATCTTAGCCCCGATGAAGATGAACTGCTGGTTAACGAACGCAACCTGTTGGTTAACGCGGAAAAAATATCGACTTTAGCCAATTTAATTAATCAGGCGTTGTATAACGGCGGTGGCAAATATCAGGCGGCAGCAGTGGAGTTGATTGGCGAAGCGTTAAACTCAGTCAGAGAACTAAGCCAATACGATCCAAAGGTTGAAAGCCATTTAGAAAGTTTGGAATCCGCAATGTACGCCATTGAAGATGTGGCTAGAGAAATGTCTGGCTATCTGGATAACGTTGATTTTGACCCCCAACGTCTGGATTATATAGAAAGACGGATAGATGAGATTAATCGCCTAAAGAGAAAGTACGGCGAAACGGTTTCAGATATTTTGTCTTACTATAACAACATTGCCACTCAGTTAAATGAATTATCCAATTCTGAAGAACAATATGAGCAGTTACAGACCCAGGCTGATGAATACAGAAAACTGTATCAGCAAGAGGCGGATAAATTAAGCCAGTTGCGCCAACATGCTGCCAGAAAATTACAAGGGGATGTGGCAGCTGAACTGGCTCAGTTGGAAATGGAAAAGGTGAAATTTAAAATAGCGTTCCTTCCCTTGGACAAACCATCAGCCAAAGGAAATGACGACGTAGAATTTTTGATTGCTCCTAACCCCGGCGAACCATTAAAGCCATTACATAAAACAGCTTCCGGCGGGGAACTGTCCCGGTTTATGTTGGCGATAAAGACCCTGTTGGCTGAGGTGGATGCAGTGGGCACACTGGTATTTGATGAAGTGGATACCGGGATAGGTGGCCGGGCATTACAATCAGTGGGTGAAAAAATGGCCCAAATTGGTAAGTCGAGACAGGTAATAACTGTTACCCATGCACCCCAAGTGGCCTGTTTTGCAAAAAATCATTATTTAATTAAAAAAGAAGTGACAAACAACCGCACCTTTACCAAAATTACTAAATTGGATTACGATGGACGTCTGCATGAACTGGCAAGAATGCTGGGAGGAAAAGATACCAGCAATGTCGTTATGACCCATGCAGAAGAATTACTAAAATTAAGTTCATAA